A region of the Aggregicoccus sp. 17bor-14 genome:
GAGCACACCGAGCGCGCGCTGAAGGTGTTCATCAAGACCGCGCGCCTCGACGTGGGCGGCATGTTCGGCGTGTTTCGCGCCGAGGGCAGTGCCTCCGCGCGCCGCGGCGCGCTCAAGGAGCCCGCCGCGCGCGGGCACAAGGGGCCAGGGGCCCGGGAGCTCTGATGGACTCGCACTACGATCAGGTGATGAAGGCCCGCGAGGGCGCCTCGGCGCAGGGCATGCGCCTGTACTTCGCGTACTCCACCGTGCTGGACCGCGCGGCCTTCCTCGAGTGGAGGGATCAGCACAGCTACGGCTTCTTCGACCTTCCCGAGGGGAAGCTCGCAGAGGCGGTGGACCTCGACCTCGTCTACGACTTCCCCTCGCGCTGGTGGGGCGGGCGCGTGGCCGGGCTCACGGATGTGCCGGGCAAGAGCGTGTTCGGGCGGGTGTTCGAGATCTCCGCCAAGGACTGGCCCATCATCCAGCACAAGGAGGGGGCCGTGACCGGCATGTGCATCGAGCGCGAGGTGCGCGTGCGCGTGGACGGCAAGGAACTCACCGCGACCGCGTTCACGACGCAGCCGCGGCGGGCCACGCTCGACGGTCCGATCAGCCCTCGCTTCGTGCAGGCGCTCGTGCGCGGGGCGGAGAGTGCGGGGCTGCCCGCGGCGTACATCGAGCGGCTGAAGCGCGGCGAGGGGTAATCCCTCACCCCGACCCTCTGCCAGAGGGAGAGGGGACCGCCTCGCCCGCCTGCTTCAGCCTGGCGTGAAGTAGAGGACGGAGAGCGGGGGCAGGGTGATCTCTGCCGACGCCTCCTGCCCGTCCCACGCTCGGGCCTCGGTGTGCACCTGGCCCATGTTGCCCATGCCGCTTCCGCCGTAGAGCTCCGCGTCCGAGTTGAGCAGCTCCACGTACGTGCCCACGCGCGGGAAGCCCACGCGGTAGCGCTCTCGCGGAACGGGAGCCAGGTTCGCCACGCACACCACGTGGCGCCCCGGCGTACGCGAGCGGCGGACGAAGGCGAGCACGTTCACGTCCGCCGCGTCCGGCTGTAGCCACTGGAAGCCCACCGGCTCACCGTCCGCGTCGTGCAGCGCGGGCATCGCCTGGTACACGCGGTTCAGGTCGCGCACCAGGTTCATGATGCCGCGGTGGCCAGGGTCGTCCGTGAGGTGCCAGTCGAGGCTGCGGTCGTGGTTCCACTCCGCCGGCTGCCCGAACTCGCCGCCCATGAAGAGCAGCTTCTTGCCCGGGTGCGCCCACATCCACGCGAAGAGCGAGCGCAGGTTCGCGCGCTTCTGCCAGGGGTCCCCCGGCATCTTCCCGTACAGCGAGCCCTTGCCGTGCACCACCTCGTCGTGGCTCAGCGGCAGCATGAACTGCTCGCTGAACGCGTAGAGGAGGCCGAAGGTGAGCTGGCCGTGGTGGTGCTTCCGGTAGATGGGCTCCTTGTGGAAGTACGTGAGCGTGTCGTGCATCCAGCCCATGTTCCACTTGAAGTGGAAGCCGAGGCCGCCCTCGCTCACCGGCGCGCTCACCTTGGGCCAGGCCGTGGACTCCTCTGCGATGACCACCACGCCCGGGTGCGTGCGGCGCACGGTGTCGTTGAGCTCGCGCAGGAAGGCGATGGCCTCCTCGTTCTCGCGCCCACCCCAGCGGTTGGGCACCCACTCGCCCGCGCGCCGGCTGTAGTCGAGGTAGAGCATCGAGGCCACCGCGTCCACGCGCAGGCCGTCCACGTGGTACTCGTCCAGCCAGAACAGGGCGTTGGCGATGAGGAAGTTGCGCACCTCGTTGCGGCCGAAGTTGAAGACCAGCGTGCCCCAGTCGGGCTGCGAGCCCTGGCGCGGGTCCGCGTGCTCGTAGAGCGCCGTGCCGTCGAACTGCCCGAGCGCGTGCGCATCGCGCGGGAAGTGGCCCGGCACCCAGTCCACGATCACCCCGATGCCGTTGGCGTGCAGGTGGTCGATGAGGAAGCGCAGGTCGTCCGGGTGCCCGAAGCGGGCGCTCGGCGCGTAGTAGTTGCCCACCTGGTAGCCCCAGGAGCCGCCGAAGGGGTGCTCCGAGAGCGGTAGGAACTCCACGTGCGTGAAGCCCATGTACTTCACGTACTCGGCGAGCGCGGGGGCGAGCTCGCGGTAGGTCATGGGCCTGTCGCCGTCCTCCACCACGCGGCGCCAGCTGCCGAGGTGCACCTCGTACACGCTCCACGCCTTGTGGGTGGGGTTGCCCTCGTTGCGCTTCTGCAGCCACGCGTCGTCCGTCCACGCGAAGCGCCGCAGGTCGTGCACCACCGAGGCCGTCTGCGGCGGCACCTCGGTGCGGAACGCGAAGGGGTCGCTCTTCAGGATGCGGCTGCCGCCCTGACCCGGGCGGATCTCGAACTTGTAGCGCGCGCCCTCGCCGACCTCGGGGATGAACAGCTCCCAGATGCCCGAGGCGCCCATGCGCCGCATCGCGTGCAGCCGGCCGTCCCAGCCGTTGAAGTCGCCGACGACGGACACGCCCGCGGCCGTGGGGGCCCACACCGCGAAGGACACGCCGCCCACGCCGTGGTGGTGCGTGAGGTGCGCGCCCATCCGCTCCCAGAGCCGCTCGTGGCGGCCCTCGCCTGCGAAGTACAGGTCCATCTCGCCGAGCGTGGGCAGGAAGCTGTAGGGGTCCTTGAGGGTGAAGACGCGCTTGCCCGGGTACTCGACCTCGAGCGAGTAGTCGAAGGTGCCCTCGCGGTTGTTCAGGCGCGCCTCGAACACGCCGCCCAGCCGGTGCTGCATGGGGATGCGGCCTCCGAAGGAGGGCAGCACGTGGATGCTCACCGCGTCCGGGCGGAAGGCGCGCACCACCACGCCGCTGCCGTCCGGGTGGATGCCCAGGACGTGGTGCGGCTCGGAGTGGCGCAGCTCCACCAGACGCTGAAGCTCGGCGTCCACGTGGGCGCGATCGCTCGGGGACCTCACTTGGGCACCTCCATTCGCAGCAGGGCGCGCACGGGGATGCGCACCCAGTCAGGGCGGTTCTGCAGCTCGTAGCGCACTTCGTACAGCAGCTTCTCCAGCTCGAACGCCGCGAGCCGGGTCATGAAGTCCTCGTCCCGCTCGGGCAGGAACTTCGCCCCGCGGGTCGCCTTGCGGTAGCCCTCGAGGAAGGCCTGGCGCGCCGGCGTCACGCGGTCCGCGGGCTCTCCGCCCTGCAGCTCCACCGAGGCGGCCGCGTAATCGAAGGAGCGCAGCATGCCGGCCACGTCCTTCAGCGGTGAGTACTTCTCGCGTCGCTGGGCGAAGGAGCGGCTGGGCTCGCCCTCGAAGTCGAAGATGAGCCACTCGCCCTTGCTGCGCAGCGTCTGGCCCAGGTGCAGGTCGCCGTGCACGCGGATCTTCTGGCCGCCGGGCCGCGTGCGCGCGAGCCCCTTGGCCACCTCCACCAGCGCATCGCGCTTCTTCTCGAGCTCGGGGAACTGCTTCGAGGCGTCCGCCAGCGTCACGCCCAGCTCGCCGATGATGGAGGCGCTCCAGCGGTCCAGGTCCTCGTGGTGGATCTCCTCGGGCGCAAAGGCGGGGTCGTTCGGGTCCGAGGCCAGCGCCGAGTGCAGCTCACCCAGGCGCGTGCCCAGGTCGCGCATCTCCGCGAGGAAGGCGGCAGGGGGCGCGCCGTGGCGCTTGAACACGTCCAGCGTGTACTTCCAGCCGTCCTCCGCGTTGGGGACGAACTGGTGCACCACGCTGAGGGTGGCGCCCGCGGGCCCGTCCAGCTGCAGCGCGCCGATGAGGGTGGGCGTCGCGCGGAACTTCGTCTTCGTCGCGAGGAAGCGGCCCACCTCGTACTCGGGGTTGATGCCCGCCTCCAGCTTGCGCAGCACCTTGAGGATGACGCGCTCGGCGAACACCACGCTGGTGTTGCTCTGCTCCACGTTGAGCCGGCGCACGGTGATGGGGTCCGGCAGCGGGGGCAGGGCGTCGGGGAAGGCGAGCCACTCGCCCACGATGCGGCCGGAGCCGGAGGGCAGGGTGCGCTGGTCGCGGACGATCTGGAAGAGGGCGCGCAGGCAGTCGTCGTCCTCGAGCGCGTCCTTCACCTCGTCGGTGTCCGCGCCCGCGGGCTCCACCGGCAGCTGGTAACGCTCGGGGTGCCCCAGCTCGTAGAGCACCTCCACGATGGCGATGAGGAAGGCGCGCCCGGGGATGTCCACGCTGGCGTGGTCCACCACCGAGACGCTCTTGATGGGCCAGGCCTTCCCGCCGAACCAGCGCTGCTGGCGCAGGTACTCCGGGACCTTGGTCAGGTTCACCGCCGTCACTTTCCACCCCTTCCGGGAGCCGCCTTCTCCAGGCGGAACCACAGGAACATGTAGGGCCCCAACGTGAGCTGGTAGGGACCGCCTCCAATCCTCGGGAACGCCGTGTCTCCGATGAGCTCCACTGGCGTGTAGCCCTCCCACTCGCGCAGATCCAGCACGCAGGGCTGCGCGAAGCGGCTCAAGTTGCAAACCACCAACACGGACTGGCCCTCGTGCTCGCGCACGAAGGCGAGCGTCTTGAGGTTGTCCGCGTTGATGAAGCGCAGCTTCCCGTACGCGAACACCGGGTAGCGCTGGCGCACCCGGAGCATGCGCTTCACCCAGTTGAGCAGCGAGGAGCGGCTGCGCTCCTGCTGCTCCACGTTGAGCGCCTGGTAGCCGAAGACGGGATCCTGGATGACGGGGGCGAAGAGGCGCGCCCCGTCCGCGCGGCTGAAGCCCGCGTTGCGGTCTCCCGTCCACTGCATGGGGGTGCGCACGCCGTTGCGATCGCCCAGGTAGATGTTGTCCCCCATGCCGATCTCGTCCCCGTAGTAGAGGACGGGGGTGCCGGGCAGCGTGAAGAGCAGGCTGTGCATCAGCTCGATGCGCCTGCGGCCGTTGTCCATGAGCGGCGCGAGCCGGCGGCGGATGCCCACGTTGATGCGCATGCGCGGGTCCATCGCGTACTCGCGGTACATGTAGTCGCGGTCCTCGTCGGTGACCATCTCCAGGGTCAGCTCGTCGTGGTTGCGCAGGAAGATCGCCCACTGGCAGTTGGGGGGGATCTCGGGCGTCTGCTGCATGATTTCCACGATGGGCGTGCGCTCCTCGCGGCGCACCGCCATGAAGAGGCGGGGCATCACCGGGAAGTGGAAGCCCATGTGGAACTCGTCGCCGTCACCGAAGTAGACGCGCACGTCCGCGGGCCACTGGTTCGCCTCGGCAAGCAGCAGGCGGCCCGGGTACTCCTTGTCGATCTTCGCGCGCAGCTTCTTGAGGAAGGCGTGCGTCTCCGGGAGGTTCTCGCAGTTGGTGCCCTCGCGCTCGAAGAGGTAGGGGACGGCGTCGCAGCGGAAGCCGTCCACGCCCATCTCCAGCCAGAAGCGCATCACGTCCAGCATGGCCTCCTGGACGGCCGGGTTGTCGTAGTTGAGGTCCGGCTGGTGGCTGAAGAAGCGGTGCCAGAAGTACTGCTTCGCCACCGGATCCCAGGTCCAGTTCGAGCGCTCGGTGTCGGTGAAGATGATGCGCGCGGCCTTGTACTTCTCGTCGGTGTCGCTCCAGACGTAGAAGTCGCGCTTGGGGCTGTTCGGGTCGCGGCGCGCCTCCTGGAACCAGGGGTGCTGGTCGCTGGTGTGGTTCACCACCAGCTCGGTGATGATGCGGATGTTGCGCTTGTGCGCCGCGTCCACGAGCCGCCGGAAGTCGTCGATGGTGCCGTAGTCCGGGTGGACGCCGTAGTAGTCCGCGATGTCGTAGCCGTCATCGCGCAAGGGGGAAGGGTAGTGCGGCAGCAGCCAGAGGCAGTCCACCCCCAGGTCTTCCAGGTAGGGCAGCTTCTCGATGAGGCCGGGGATGTCGCCGTGGCCGTCCGCGTTAGAGTCGTGGAAGGCGCGGATGTGCAGCTCGTAGATGACCGACTTCTTGAACCAAAGTGGATCCGTCAGGTCCATACGCTGGGGTGGTTCCCGTCTGCGAGAGGGGGCTGCTAGCCGAAGTAGTCGAACTCGTTCTCACGGCGGTGGAAGCGGTACACGGCCCACACGGCCGCGGGCGTATCCGGGGTGAGGCGCACCTGGGCGCTGGGGCCCTGCCAGAGGTGGCGCGTGTCGCCCATCAGCTCGTGCACCTGGTACGTCTCCTCGGGGGAGATGCCGAGCAGCTCGAGCGGGATCTCGATGATCGCCTCCTGCTCCTCGTGCGGATCCAGGCTCACCGCGAAGAGCAGCTGGCTGCTGCCGTCCTCGGTGCGCTTCGAGTAGAAGAGGACGCGGTCGTTGTCGCAGAAGTGGAAGCGCAGGTTCCTGTACTGCTGCAGGGCACGGTGCTCGTGGCGGATGGCGTTGAGCCGCGAGATGAAGGGCTTGATGTTGCCCGGCCGGTCCAGGTCCCACGCGACGAGCTGGTACTTCTCCGAGTCCAGGTACTCCTCCTTGCCCGGCGCAAGGCCCCGGCCCTCGCACAGCTCGTAGCCGCAGTAGATGCCGTACGTGGAGGAGAGCGTGGCGGCGAGCGCGACGCGGATGCGGAAGCCCGCGGGCCCCGAGCGCTGCAGCATCTCGGGCAGGATGTCCGGGGTGTTGGGCCAGAGGTTGCCGCGCATGTACTCGGCGGAGGCGCTCTGGGTGAGCTCCTTCAGGTAGTCCTCGAGCTCGTGCTTGAAGTTGCGCCAGGTGAAGTAGGTGTACGACTGGGTGAAGCCCACCTTGGCGAGCGCGCGCATCACCTTGGGGCGGGTGAAGGCCTCGGAGAGGAAGAGCACCTCGGGGTGCTTCTCCTGCACCTCGCGGATGAGCCAGGCCCAGAACTGGATGGGCTTGGTGTGCGGGTTGTCCACGCGGAACACCTTCACGCCCTGCTCCACCCAGTGCAGGACGACACTGCGCAGCTCCGCCCAGAGGGTCTCGCGCCCGGGCCCCATCCAGTCGAAGTTGACGATGTCCTCGTAGCGCTTGGGCGGGTTCTCCGCCGTCTTGATGGTCCCGTCCGGCCGGTGGAGGAACCACTCGGGGTGCTCCTTCACGTAGGGGTGGTCCGGCGCGCACTGGAAGGCGAGGTCCAGGGCGATCTCCATCCCCAGCCCTTCCGCCTTCTCGCGGAAGCGGCGGAAGTCCTCGAGCGTGCCCAGCTTCGGGTGCACGGCCTTGTGGCCACCCTCCGACGCGCCGATCGCCCACGGGCTGCCCACGTCGTCCGGCCCCGCGCTGAGGCTGTTGTTCTTGCCCTTGCGCGCGGTGCGGCCGATGGGGTGGATGGGGGGCAGGTAGATGATGTCGAAGCCCAGCTGCTTTACGTACGGGAGCCAGCCCTCCGCGTCCCTGAAGGTGCCGTGCGTCTTGCCGTCGCGCACCGCGGAGCGGGGGAAGAACTCGTACCAGGCGCCGTTCTGGGCGCGCTCGCGGTCGGCGAAGATCTCCAGCACCCGGTCGTAGCGCACGGCGAGCGTGCGGTCGGGGTGGCGCGAGGCGATGGTGGCGAGCGAGGCGTCCAGGGCGAGCAGCAGGTTGTCCGGCGTGGGACCGCCCGTCTTGAGCGCGCGCGCCGCGTCCGAGAGCTGCGCGGCGTCCGCAGGGCGGCTGGCCTTCGCGCGCGCGGCCGCACCCTCCAGCAGCGCCGCGCCCTCCAGCACCTCGCTCCTCACGTCCCGGCCCACGTCCACCTTGCGCTTGAGCTCGTGCACCCAGGTGCGGAACAGGTCCGGCCAAGCCTCCACCGTGAACTCGTAGCGGCCGTTGCGCGCGAGCGGGAACTCGGCCCGGTAGCGGTCGTTGCCGAGCTCCTTCATCGGCACCTCCTGCCACGCGGTCTCCTGGCCCTTCGGGCTCGCCTGGCGCCAGCGCACCACGGCGACCAGGACGTCGTGTCCCTCCTTGAAGAGGTCCGCCTCCACGCGCGCGGTCTCACCCGCAATGCGCTTGACGGGGTAGCGCCCTGCGTCGAGCTCGGGTTGGACGTTCTCGATGAGGATGCTGCCGGTTCGCGAGCTCATAGGTCGCTGGGGGCCCTTATAGGTGTCGGCGCACGGAAGGGCGGCAGCAGGGACGGAGCTCCGTCGATGCTGGACGCTGGGCTCCCGAGCGCGTTGGCTTGCCAACCTTAGGGATGGCCTCCGGCTCCGCCCAGTCTGCCGGTGGGCGTCAGCGGCTCGGACGGTGAAAAAAGTTGGTCGGCAGGCGGGCGGCTGCGTTATCCCCGGAGGGCCCGATGCCTCCGTCCGACTCCTCCGGTCCCCGAGCGAGCGAGCCTGCCGGCGACCTGGTGCTCGTTCGCCGGGTGGCCCAGGGCGATGCCACGGCCATGCGCGAGCTCTACGCCCGCTGTGGCGCGCGCGCCTACGGGCTCGTCCTGCGCATCCTCCCCGTTCGCGCGGACGCGGACGAAGTCCTGCAGGAGACCTTCCTCGAGGTATGGCGGCGGGCCCGGCAGTTCGACCCCGCGCGCGGGGGCCTGGAGAGCTGGGTGGCCACCATCGCGCGCACCCGCGCCATCGACCGGATGCGCACCCTGGCGAGCGGGGCGCGGCTGCTCACGGGCGCGGCCGCAGAGCCCCCTCCGGTGAGCGCGCAGCCCCTGGACCCACGCCAGTCCGCCGAGCAGCAGCAGGATCGCGAGCGCGTGGAGCTCGCCCTGCGCAGCCTGCCGCCCGAGCAGCGCAGCGTGGTGGAGCTCGCGTACTTCGAGGGGCTGTCCCAGAGCGAGATCGCCGAGCGGACGGCGACGCCCCTGGGGACGGTGAAGACCCGGGCCCGCCTGGCGCTCGCGAAGCTCGCGGAGCTGCTGCAGGCGCGGGCGCCGGGAAAGGCCGACTAGGGCTGCTGCGGCTTCGCGTGGCGGTAGAAGAGGATGAGCGAGTAGCAGTGGAACTCGTTGTCGCTCGACTGCATGACCTGCTTGTCCACGATCTCGAGGTCCGCGTTGCTCTTGAGCCAACGGGTCACGTTCTCGCCCAGCTCCTCGCGCTCCTTGGCCTTGGTGGCCGAGAAGACCTTCACGCCCGTAAACATCGCCGACCGCTCCTTGCTGGGATGATCCAGGGGCAAAGTTATCGCACGCGGGTTTTCAGGGTGTCAAAAAACTTGCGTCCCGCGCCCCGAGTGGATCCCCGGCTGCGGACCAGGGGTTTGCAGGAGAGGCCGCATGCCTAGATTCCCCGCTAGGTCGCACGGTGTGGTTCGGGACTCCGCGGCAGCGGCGGCGGAGCGGGTGGGCGACGGGGGCGGACACGTGAACGTGAAGGACAAGAAGGACCTGGCGGTCGAGTTCATCAATGCGATCCGCACGATGGACCCGGCTGCGCTCAACGCGCTCATCGTCAAGGAGGCGGGCGAGGAGCTGGCCCAGTTCTTCCTCAACTACAGCGCGAACCTCATCTCCAAGGATCCCTCCCGGGTGCTGGAGAACACCTCGTCCCTGATGCTGATGGGCTACCTCATCCGCACCCACGAGGAGAAGACGGCGCAGCCTCCGCTCGGCGGCTTCCAGTCGTACGCCTTCGCCTGAGCGCTGCCCTCGACAGCTGCCGGGCGGGCTGTTATCGACCCCGGGCACATGCTCATCGATCTGCACGCGCACTCGCACCTGTCCAAGGACTGCACGCTGGATCCGCGCGCCGTCCTGGAGCGGGCGGCCGTCTTCGGCCTGGACGGCGTCGCCTTCACCGAGACCAACACCCAGGACGGCTGTGACGAGCTCTTCGAGCTCGGCGCGAAGTCCAAGGTGAAGGTGTTCGTGGGGCTGGAGTTGCTCACGGACAAGGGCCAGTACCTGTGCTTCTTCCCGCGCCCGGAGCAGGCGCCGGAGCCGGTGATGCTGTGGGGCAGCAACCGCGAGCGGCCGTGGAGCGCGGCGGAGTGCCTGCCCAAGATGAAGCAGCTGGGCGCGGTGATCGTGGCGGCGCGCCCCTACGATCGCGAGCAGCCCCACGCCCCCGGCGACTTCATCAAGAGCCTGGACCTGCTCAGCGGCGTGGAGGGCTTCAATGCCCGGGTGCGCCAGCTCTCCAACGATCTCGCGGTGGAGGCGGCGGCCGCCCTGAAGCTGCCCTGCACGGGCGGCTCGGATGCGCGCGCGAGCCTCGACGAGGTGGGCCGCGGCGCCACCTTCTTCAAGAACCCCGTGAACACCCAGGCCGAGCTGGTGGCGGCGCTCGCCAAGGGCGAGTTCTGGCCGGTGATGGCCGGCGAGCTCCCGCGCCTCACGCGCCCCGGCGAGGCCCAGCAGCAGCAGGCCTCGCGCAAGGGCGGCGGGGGTGGGGGCCACAAGCAGCGCCGCCGCCGCCGGTAGGGCACCGCGCTACGACGCCCCCTCGAGCCGCGCCACGCGCCCTTCCGTGAGGAAGGCCTTGCGCCGCCCGCCGGGGTAGACCCACTCCTCGCTGCGCACGCCGTCCTGGTAGCTGCGCACGCGGCGCTCCGGGTAGCCCCAGGCCATCTCCAGCGCCTCCTCGCTCATGCCCACGCGCGCCTCCTTGCGGAAGACGGCCTCGCGCACCGGCGCGCTGAGGGCGGCGAGCTGGGCAGAGGGGTCGCGCTCGATGAGGTAGCGCTCCACCTCGGTGCGCACCGCGTCCGCGGTGTCCGTGCGCGGCGGGAGCACCAGCACCAGCGGCGGCCCCGGCGGCGCCCCCTCCACGTCCACGTAGACCCAGGTCTGCACGCGCGGCGAGTACAGGACGCGCTCGGCCACGGCCCACGCGGTGGGGAACTCCACCTTCACGATGCGCGCGCGCCGGCCCGCCGGCAGCACCGCCTCCACCGCGCCCGGGTTGATGGGCTCCCCGCGGGTGTCGTCCAGCAGCCGCACCTCGTCCGGGGCCGCGGGGGTGAGGAGGCGGTGGCCCGCGTCCCCGAAGAAGGGCGTCACGTTGAAGGAGAGCTTGAGGTAGCGCGGCGCGCCGCTCAGCTCCTTCTCGATGCTCGCGCGCTCGTCGGGCGCGAGCGCGGTGTGGCTCGCGCAGCCGGACACCACCGCGAGCGCTGCGCACAGGAGCAGGGCGCGCATGGCTAGAACCTCACCTGGTAGAGCGCCGTGGTGACGGGCGGCGCGTCGCGGCCCAGGGAGGGCACGTCCGCGAACTCCATCGCGCGCTCGCGCGTCATGCGCAGGAGGCGCCCGCCACCGGCCGTCTGGTACGCGTCGATGGCCTGGATGACGTGCGAGACGAGCAGGCCCAGGCCCCAGAAGATGCCCACCCCCAGCACCGCCTCGAAGATGACGCCGGCGACGATGATCCCCACGTCCACGAGGAGGAAGAGGAGGAAGCCGTCCTGGTCTCCGGCCACGAGGTGTCCGGTGCCGAAGCCCACGATGAGCCCCAGCAGCAGCGCGAGGATGGGCTTGGTGTCCGAGCGCAGCCCGCCGCCGGTGTCCAGGGCGAGCGGCGCCGTGGGCAGCCCCAGGCCGCTCTCCTGCAGCAGCCGCAGCATGGGCGTCTCGGGGACCTTGTAGTCGGACTCGAGCTGCACACCCTCGAGCAGCCGCGCCTGGCGCGCCTCGAAGGTGGAGAGGAAGGTGACGGAGGAGTCCGCGGCGGGGACCGGGGAGGTCGCGAGCGCGGTGAGCAGCAGGGTGGTGAGGAGCACGGTCGCCTCGGGCGGAGTTCAGCGCGGGAGGCCGTGTGTTTAGCTCAGCGCGCCGCCTGTGCCAGCGCCGAGTGAAGCCTCGGCTGCGCTGCGCACCCGCGCCCCGGTGGGCACACAGGGCCGCGGCCCTTCGGATCCGCCACGAGCAGGAAGCGTCCATGGCCCCGCGCATCCGTCAGCTCGGGATGCTGACACAGCGCACAGCGGCGGGGGGGACGCTTGGTGGGAGCGAAGGGCACGGCACCGAGTGTGGCCCGGTCTGCCGTGCCCTGCGAATTTTCCGCCGCTCGCTACTTCTTGTCGCCCGCGGCGGCGGAGCTGCTGCTCGAGTCGCTGCCGGAGGACGAAGAAGAGGACGAAGAGGAGGACGAAGACGCGCTGCTGGAGCCGTCCTTCTTCGTGGAGCTGTAGAGGTCCGAGTACCAGCCGCCGCCCTTGAGCACGAAGCTGGTGCGGCTCACCATGCGGGTGAGCGCACCCTGGGCACCGCAGGCGGAGCAGGAGGTGGGAGCGGGATCGCTCACCTTCTGGAGCACGTCGTGGATCTTGCCGCAGCTCGGACAGGCGTATTCGTAGATGGGCATGGCAGTGGGTTCGGCTTCCTTCAGACTTCGTTCTTCAGACTTCGTGAGATGGACGGGAACGGGCGCCGGCGAGCCGGCCCTTGAGCGGCTCCGCCAGCTTCAGGCGCTCGATGGCGCGCAGCAGCAGCTCGGTGGGGGCGCCCTGGTGGCGGGCGACCCGGTCCGCGAGCTCGGAGAGGGTGGAGACCTGGGGGGCCTCGTCCCGCAGGAGCGCGTGGAGGTCCGCCTTGAGCGCCTCGGCGAAGCGGCGCTGGATGCCCAGGTCGTGGAGGTACTTCTCGCGCCCCAGCAGGTCCAGGCGCTGGGTGAGGTTGCGGCTCGCCAGCGCCTCGCGCCGGAAGCGCTCCCGCACGGTCTCCGACTCCTGGACGATGTCGAGCGCCTTGAGCAGCTGCTGCAGCTCGGTCGGGCTGAGGCCCAGGGCCCAGGCCACCCGGCCCGCCGCGCCGCGCTGGTCGCCGTACGCGCTGAGCACCCGCTCGCGCTCGCTGCGCGCGTAGGCCTCGAGCAGCCCGTGGTGGGTGAGCGCCGCCTCCAGGTCGAGCATCGTGAGGTCGCCGCGCGGCCCGTTGTACTGCTCGGCCAGCGCCTTGTGCAGGGCGAGCCGATGCTCGTGCTGCGCGGTGGCGGCCTCGAGCAGCGCCTTGCCCTCCACGCGCATCAGCTCGTTGTAGCCGTGGCGCGGGGCGGACAGCTGCGAGAAGCGGCCGCGGGGCTTGGGCAGCTCGCGCTTGAGGAACACCGGCTCCTCGGCGACGGCCGAGGCCGCGTCCTCGGCCTGCTCGCCCGCGGCGGGGGCGCGCTTTCGCGGCGCGATGCGCTCGGCCACGGTCTCCGCCGGCGCGCGCTCGGCGTCCTTGCGCGAGGCGGGGCGGGGCGCCGGGGGCGGGGCGAAGCTGGGCACTGCGGGAGCCGGGGGCGGCGCGAGCGGGGTCTTCTCCTCGCGCACGCGCGCCAGCTCCGCCACCACCTCGTAGAAGCCGCAGGCCTGCCGCTGTGCGGCGAGCGCCGGCGCGGTGCCGCTCAGGATGTCCACCAGGGCGTAGGGGCCGAGCGGGCTTGCGGCCGGCTCCCCGTCGGTCAGGTCGCGCACCCGGAAGTCGTCCGTCTCGGCCAGGAGCGAGAGCGCGTCACGCACCTCGCTGGCGGGGGCGGAGGCCTTCGCGCGCCGACAGTAATCGGACACCGCCACCGCCACCGGGGTGGGGACCTCGTCGGGCTGCCGCTTCCTCTGCCAGTGAGTCGCCATAAAGTTGGGGAAAAATCCTCGTTTACGAGAAGCGCTGCCTCTATCTTCGGAGTGCGACGGGTGTCAATGCGCGAGACGGACTCCAACATAAACAGGCCGCGGGGATTTCAAGTTGGAGAGCCTCCCCGGCTGGCGGGAGTGCGCCTGGGGCCGGCGCTCGCGGGTCTTCTCTACGCCCTGCTCGTGGGCTCCGCAGCGCTCGCGCTCTTCGGCCGGCAGTTCCCGGGGCACCTCTCGCCCACGCTTTCCCTGGCCGCCCCCTGGGTGTTCCTGCTCTTCGCGGTGGCCTTCGCGGCCTACCGGCTGAAGCTCGTGCGCGCCGGGAAATACGGGGCTTTCAAGGGCTTTTTCCAGATCGGCGCGGCGCTGCTCTTCTTCACCCTGCTTCTCCCGTCGGCGCGGAACCGTTATGAGGAGCGCAGTGAGGGGCTGACCGGGCTATT
Encoded here:
- a CDS encoding alpha-1,4-glucan--maltose-1-phosphate maltosyltransferase, producing MSSRTGSILIENVQPELDAGRYPVKRIAGETARVEADLFKEGHDVLVAVVRWRQASPKGQETAWQEVPMKELGNDRYRAEFPLARNGRYEFTVEAWPDLFRTWVHELKRKVDVGRDVRSEVLEGAALLEGAAARAKASRPADAAQLSDAARALKTGGPTPDNLLLALDASLATIASRHPDRTLAVRYDRVLEIFADRERAQNGAWYEFFPRSAVRDGKTHGTFRDAEGWLPYVKQLGFDIIYLPPIHPIGRTARKGKNNSLSAGPDDVGSPWAIGASEGGHKAVHPKLGTLEDFRRFREKAEGLGMEIALDLAFQCAPDHPYVKEHPEWFLHRPDGTIKTAENPPKRYEDIVNFDWMGPGRETLWAELRSVVLHWVEQGVKVFRVDNPHTKPIQFWAWLIREVQEKHPEVLFLSEAFTRPKVMRALAKVGFTQSYTYFTWRNFKHELEDYLKELTQSASAEYMRGNLWPNTPDILPEMLQRSGPAGFRIRVALAATLSSTYGIYCGYELCEGRGLAPGKEEYLDSEKYQLVAWDLDRPGNIKPFISRLNAIRHEHRALQQYRNLRFHFCDNDRVLFYSKRTEDGSSQLLFAVSLDPHEEQEAIIEIPLELLGISPEETYQVHELMGDTRHLWQGPSAQVRLTPDTPAAVWAVYRFHRRENEFDYFG
- a CDS encoding sigma-70 family RNA polymerase sigma factor; protein product: MPPSDSSGPRASEPAGDLVLVRRVAQGDATAMRELYARCGARAYGLVLRILPVRADADEVLQETFLEVWRRARQFDPARGGLESWVATIARTRAIDRMRTLASGARLLTGAAAEPPPVSAQPLDPRQSAEQQQDRERVELALRSLPPEQRSVVELAYFEGLSQSEIAERTATPLGTVKTRARLALAKLAELLQARAPGKAD
- a CDS encoding PHP domain-containing protein, coding for MLIDLHAHSHLSKDCTLDPRAVLERAAVFGLDGVAFTETNTQDGCDELFELGAKSKVKVFVGLELLTDKGQYLCFFPRPEQAPEPVMLWGSNRERPWSAAECLPKMKQLGAVIVAARPYDREQPHAPGDFIKSLDLLSGVEGFNARVRQLSNDLAVEAAAALKLPCTGGSDARASLDEVGRGATFFKNPVNTQAELVAALAKGEFWPVMAGELPRLTRPGEAQQQQASRKGGGGGGHKQRRRRR
- a CDS encoding FmdB family zinc ribbon protein; this translates as MPIYEYACPSCGKIHDVLQKVSDPAPTSCSACGAQGALTRMVSRTSFVLKGGGWYSDLYSSTKKDGSSSASSSSSSSSSSSSGSDSSSSSAAAGDKK